Proteins encoded together in one Argiope bruennichi chromosome 1, qqArgBrue1.1, whole genome shotgun sequence window:
- the LOC129971563 gene encoding cytochrome P450 3A5-like, giving the protein MELIDVILGIFAVCLVAVVAYRGLTEIYGYWKRQNVPFVPAKPLIGSIDWKTMNKPLQEIETEWYNRYGRIYGRFEATKPVLSVGDPDILRNILSTDFQIFPNRRDLKFHDPVMDNTLFVLEGDAWSRVRNIVSPAFTTSKLKRMFPLLTECSDLLVERFAEVKNKTEDLNCQEYYGAFVLSAIARCAFGMNISAIRDPKNVFVEKSKKLFYECLSWRTYLTILCPVLMKIFRLKLLNPETTGFYRNTIIQVLEERKKLNLIRDDFLQMLIDAEDANNNGADIICEKGGCKVSTQPKIEKKGLTHDEMLSQSVTFFIAGFDATTSLLSHVTYRLAMHQNYQQMVVDEMKDALNNHNGKMCYDALSEMKFLNAVIHECLRMCPAMVRHERRAEQDYQIQSRKIHLKKGTIVSIPVYAMHHDPEWYPEPEVFKPERFYPEELRAMSRYNYLPFGNGKRMCVGMRFVHIQVKLCIAKLLMKFQILPAPSTPRTLGYTESRNVLTVNKVEVRLMERQLY; this is encoded by the exons ATGGAGCTCATAGACGTGATATTAGGGATCTTCGCAGTTTGCCTGGTCGCTGTCGTCGCTTACAG AGGATTGACAGAAATTTATGGCTACTGGAAGAGACAAAATGTACCTTTCGTACCTGCCAAACCTCTTATTGGATCAATTGATTGGAAAACTATGAACAAG CCTTTGCAGGAAATTGAAACAGAATGGTACAATCGCTATGGAAGAATCTACGG GAGGTTTGAGGCGACCAAGCCAGTACTTAGCGTTGGTGATCCAGACATCCTCAGAAATATTCTTTCTACAGACTTCCAGATATTTCCAAATCGAAGA gACCTCAAGTTTCATGACCCAGTTATGGACAACACGCTTTTTGTCTTGGAAGGTGATGCTTGGTCAAGAGTAAGAAATATTGTTAGTCCTGCCTTCACTACTTCCAAACTAAAAAGG atGTTCCCATTATTAACTGAATGCAGTGACTTACTTGTTGAAAGATTCGCTGAAGTCAAGAATAAAACAGAGGATCTTAACTGTCAAGA GTACTACGGAGCTTTTGTCCTTTCTGCTATTGCACGATGCGCTTTCGGAATGAATATTAGTGCCATAAGAGACCCTAAGAACGTTTTTGTTGAAAAatcgaagaaattattttacgaaTGCTTATCATGGAGGACATATCTAacaa TTCTGTGCCCAGTTTTGATGAAGATTTTTCGACTAAAGCTACTCAATCCAGAAACAACTGGCTTTTATAGAAATACCATTATTCAAGTATTAGAGGAGAGGAAAAAACTTAATTTG ATAAGGGATGATTTTCTGCAGATGTTGATTGATGCTGAAGATGCTAATAATAACGGTGCAGATATTATTTGTGAGAAAGGCGGCTGCAAAGTCAGCACACAGCCCAAGATAGAAAAGAAAG GACTTACCCACGATGAAATGTTGTCTCAGAGTGTCACTTTCTTCATTGCTGGATTTGATGCCACAACTTCTTTACTTTCCCATGTCACATATCGACTGGCAATGCATCAAAATTACCAACAAATGGTTGTTGACGAAATGAAGGATGCTTTAAATAACCATAAC gGAAAAATGTGCTATGATGCTTTGTCTGAAATGAAGTTTTTGAATGCTGTTATTCACGAATGTTTGAGGATGTGTCCTGCTATGGTTAG GCATGAGCGTCGTGCTGAACAAGATTACCAAATccaaagtagaaaaattcatttaaaaaaagggacgATCGTCAGCATTCCTGTATACGCCATGCATCATGATCCTGAATGGTATCCAGAACCAGAAGTATTCAAACCAGAAAG ATTTTATCCTGAGGAATTAAGGGCAATGTCAAGATACAACTACCTCCCATTTGGCAATGGTAAAAGAATGTGCGTCGGGATGAGGTTCGTCCACATACAAGTCAAATTGTGCATCGCAAAACTTTTGATGAAATTCCAAATTTTGCCAGCGCCTTCGACGCCG CGAACTTTGGGGTACACTGAATCCCGAAACGTTCTTACAGTCAATAAAGTAGAAGTACGCCTGATGGAAAGGCAATTGTATTAA